A window from Hymenobacter volaticus encodes these proteins:
- a CDS encoding amidohydrolase, with product MKKLLLGVWGLWLASVAAYSQQQPVDLVLLNGRLFTSDAARPTAQALAIRGERIVAVGTSAEIAKLAGATTRRIDLQGHTVTPGFNDAHNHFSPSPRGEFLTFKSREPTWEEASQAIALAVQKAPVGTWIFGEVGVAVVTNEQVNRAALDQLAPRHPVLLRAYYGHGYIANSLALKQLNIQEQTPDPLGGYFEHTTSGTRQLNGRFWEYAQWQPSRTLTAQAPDSVVLAELRSFSAEAVRLGITSMQLFSFMPFERFRRLLIQAKLPIRVRAIPFSPTTAQQRDLTEVRQLPPLSKQTGKVTVSGIKWVLDGTPYERGAALRQPYQDRPGWTGKLNFSEAEVARMVQESVDFHQQLLIHCAGDRSAEVVLKALESNGPATSWPARRVRIEHGDGLLLPDLLARARALGVVVVQNPSHFGEPELFRQRWGTTMQPLRSLVTAGIPVAIGSDGPLSPFLNIMLASLTPSQPQEALTREQAVQAYTYGSAFAEFAEADKGKLAVGQLADVAVLSQDIFAVPPPELPKTSSILTLVGGQVVYDAKVLK from the coding sequence GCCCACGGCGCAGGCGCTTGCCATTCGAGGGGAGCGGATTGTGGCTGTGGGCACCTCAGCGGAGATAGCCAAACTAGCCGGAGCCACCACCCGCCGCATCGATTTGCAGGGGCATACCGTAACGCCAGGCTTCAACGACGCGCACAATCACTTCAGCCCCAGCCCGCGCGGCGAATTTCTTACCTTCAAAAGCAGGGAGCCCACGTGGGAAGAAGCTTCCCAAGCCATAGCCTTGGCCGTACAAAAAGCGCCCGTTGGCACCTGGATCTTTGGCGAAGTGGGCGTGGCCGTTGTCACAAACGAGCAAGTAAACCGCGCCGCACTCGACCAGTTGGCTCCGCGCCACCCGGTTTTGCTGCGGGCGTATTACGGGCACGGCTATATTGCCAATTCGCTGGCGCTGAAGCAACTCAACATTCAGGAGCAGACGCCGGATCCACTCGGCGGCTATTTCGAACACACTACTTCCGGCACTCGCCAGCTCAACGGCCGCTTTTGGGAGTACGCGCAGTGGCAACCCAGCCGCACCCTTACGGCGCAAGCCCCAGATTCGGTGGTTTTGGCGGAGCTACGAAGCTTTTCGGCGGAGGCCGTTCGGTTGGGCATCACGTCGATGCAGTTGTTTTCGTTTATGCCCTTCGAGCGGTTCCGGCGGCTACTGATACAAGCCAAGCTACCGATACGGGTACGGGCCATTCCCTTCTCCCCAACCACCGCACAACAGCGCGACTTAACCGAGGTGCGCCAGCTCCCGCCGCTCAGCAAGCAAACCGGCAAGGTGACAGTCAGTGGCATCAAGTGGGTGCTCGATGGCACGCCTTACGAACGAGGCGCCGCCCTGCGCCAACCTTATCAAGACCGCCCCGGCTGGACCGGCAAGCTGAACTTCAGCGAAGCCGAAGTGGCGCGCATGGTGCAAGAATCCGTGGACTTCCACCAGCAACTCTTGATCCACTGCGCCGGCGACCGAAGCGCCGAAGTAGTACTTAAGGCGCTGGAAAGCAATGGCCCGGCCACCAGCTGGCCCGCCCGGCGCGTCCGCATCGAGCACGGCGACGGCCTCCTGCTGCCTGACTTGCTGGCGCGGGCCCGTGCGCTCGGCGTGGTAGTAGTTCAGAATCCAAGCCATTTCGGGGAGCCCGAGTTGTTTCGGCAGCGGTGGGGCACGACGATGCAGCCGCTCCGCTCGTTGGTAACGGCGGGTATTCCGGTGGCCATCGGCTCCGATGGGCCCCTGAGCCCGTTCCTGAATATTATGCTAGCCAGCCTCACTCCTTCTCAACCGCAGGAGGCCCTTACGCGCGAGCAAGCAGTGCAGGCCTACACCTACGGCTCCGCCTTCGCCGAATTTGCGGAAGCCGACAAAGGAAAACTTGCCGTGGGTCAACTTGCCGACGTGGCAGTGCTCTCGCAGGATATTTTTGCGGTACCGCCGCCCGAGCTTCCCAAAACCAGCAGCATCCTCACTCTAGTAGGCGGGCAAGTGGTGTACGATGCCAAGGTGCTGAAGTAG